In the Candidatus Poribacteria bacterium genome, TGTTAAGAATTGATGATAGCGAATGGCGTGAGGAATGAATTTTTCAGATTCCGAACTGATGTGTTGCCAATCATACCCTTTGAAGTCTATACGCATCAGTGTCCGTTTGTTACCGATACCGACATGTAATCCACGTGTAAGAGCCCCATCCAAGTTAAAGTGTTCGCTTTCACCTTCGATGCCATCATTCTTAAGATATTCCATCTCCTCTTTATTAACTGCCAGTCGTATTTGCCGCATGGTATCGTAACTGGAGTCAATCTTACCTCTTTGTGGTTTTGTTAATTGATCGACCAAAGACACGCTAAGGGAAGGATAAACCAGCACCAGGACCACCCAGACAAATAGTGAGAGCATAAGTGCTGTAGCGGTGCGGCGAGCCCAAGCGGAGAAAAACAATCCGATCAAGTAGATAGCCGAAAGATAGATAATTGATGTTAACAGGATGCCTGCAATTCGTAGAAAATCATTGCTACTGAAGACGATTGAACCCGTTAATACCATCCAAATCAAAGCGATGATAAAACTCATAATAAGCGGCAGAATTAGACACGTCATCGCACCGAGGTACTTCGCTGTCAAGATGCTTCCACGCCTTACAGAATGGCTCATTGTCAGGCGCATTGTGCCCGTTTCACGTTCGCCTGCAATTGCATCGTAGGCGAACAGCAGTGCCAGCAGTGAAAGCACAAACTGAAAAATGAAGATGAGGTCAATTCGATAGAAGTGATCGATGAAAATGTTCCCTGAACTGTGGGTTTGAGCGTCCCAGAGGACAGGAACATTCGTGTAATAGATTCGCAACGTATTACCGAGTCGGTTGTCCATACCGGCATTAAAGATGCTCAGTGGATTAGGCGGTCGATCGACCTTTGGCATTAAAAGGGAATACGTTCGGGTGGACAAAAGTTCTTCACGATTCGCATTTCTGGCGGTATTGTAACCCGCTAATCGTTTCTCGTAATCGTCGATTCTGATAAGCGTGGTTATGACAACGAGCAGCAGACAGGTAATCACCGTGACTGCAAAACGGAATGTTATCAGATGGGCGAGAATCTCTCGTTTGAGGAGTACCAAGAACATTGAGCGATTCCTTTTATGGTAGATTTTAGAATTACTTAGACATTCTAAAGAGACGAGGTTAGAAACCTCGCCAGCGGAGAAGAGTCGTTGTTTCTTTAAGATGTCTATTTATTTTTAGGATTCACCATAGATAGAAGGATGGAGGGCTGGAGGCAATACTGTTCCAGCCTTCCCGCTTAGTACCAAAACTGGATTAGTGGTCTTTTGGATCCAGATGGACCCTTGTCATACTCACGAAGTTCAGGAAGTAGAACACAGCATCGTTTTGAGGTTCAATGAGATTATCTTCCGTGCGAGCCGCTAACTTTGCGTCTATTAACGTCTGCACTGCTTTCTCAATCTCATCTTCCGAGGTATCGCATCCGTTTGCCAAGTCTTCAATCGATTTCTTGCCCTCCACTAACTGTCTTAAGACACCGACAACGATCGGATTTGTAAAGAGACTCGCCAGATCGGCAATCACAGTATCCGGGGTTCTGGATATGAAATCGTCAATACTTGTGCTCCAGAATGAGATACGTTTCGACATCTTTCCAGCACGTGTACGATAGCCACCTCCGTAACCCCATGTGATTGGCCGTTCAGCATTATGAGGTAACCGACATAATGTTGACATTGCTTCTCTTTTTTCGGCGTTAAGAAAAGCGTCCGATTCATCTGCAATAACCCGAAGTTGCTCTTGCAAATCGGTAATCTGACGCTGCATTTCTTCAAGACCTGCCGTGAGTTTATTTTCGTCTGCCATGTTGATTTCTCCTTTTAACTGGTCTTGGGAAGG is a window encoding:
- a CDS encoding ABC transporter permease subunit, which gives rise to MTFRFAVTVITCLLLVVITTLIRIDDYEKRLAGYNTARNANREELLSTRTYSLLMPKVDRPPNPLSIFNAGMDNRLGNTLRIYYTNVPVLWDAQTHSSGNIFIDHFYRIDLIFIFQFVLSLLALLFAYDAIAGERETGTMRLTMSHSVRRGSILTAKYLGAMTCLILPLIMSFIIALIWMVLTGSIVFSSNDFLRIAGILLTSIIYLSAIYLIGLFFSAWARRTATALMLSLFVWVVLVLVYPSLSVSLVDQLTKPQRGKIDSSYDTMRQIRLAVNKEEMEYLKNDGIEGESEHFNLDGALTRGLHVGIGNKRTLMRIDFKGYDWQHISSESEKFIPHAIRYHQFLTPLRIDAAEKMGLIRLPTLEQLRFWRARIARNLLRLSPAAMYNLATQAWVGTDIYGVEDFFQTARQYRRMLINYFYDKEAFSSRQWFASDKGPINLDDLPRFTYQRADLWTNTSRALPHLQLLLLLNVLLFLATFAIFVRQEL